The Phaeodactylum tricornutum CCAP 1055/1 chromosome 8, whole genome shotgun sequence genome has a window encoding:
- a CDS encoding predicted protein: MAQQAMAKWYFFLSLLLCCGHRCLALAHAPILWSTKSHRCSGRFPFATHPELIREQECVQSLRSRFLSSRLAISPTESFDEYTSVRKVEGRRKRVKVGYRVVSMGYAIFSCLVLRGGLNALTAYALSGPVMAAGISYILVGAVRNDRLSSDTYKRLNLALILYGFCGCLSAYFMPRFRTAAWMVPSFVAVVNSVKGYCYGVKGWKLESSSVIGDIVHGTRDSFRILLEKPKNASSAGYLIVTLFSVVFALLKLGNVADLALKKAVPFSIGARLLRFSKLAMLTTVSLTLKDAADRDRLEGSTFIQLNILTSAMFGAMAGTFLDSLSSE; the protein is encoded by the coding sequence TGCTGCGGACACAGATGCCTTGCTTTAGCGCATGCTCCGATACTATGGAGCACCAAATCTCATCGTTGCTCGGGTAGATTTCCTTTCGCTACCCATCCGGAATTGATCCGCGAGCAAGAATGTGTCCAATCTTTGCGATCACGCTTTCTTTCATCTCGGCTAGCTATTTCTCCCACCGAATCATTTGATGAATATACAAGCGTACGAAAAGTAGAGGGTCGCAGGAAGCGGGTGAAGGTCGGCTACCGCGTTGTTTCGATGGGGTATGCAATTTTCAGCTGTTTAGTCTTGAGAGGGGGGCTCAATGCGCTGACGGCGTACGCACTCTCTGGCCCGGTAATGGCAGCAGGTATTTCGTATATATTAGTGGGAGCTGTTCGAAACGATCGACTTTCGAGCGACACTTACAAACGATTGAACTTGGCCTTGATCTTGTACGGGTTTTGCGGGTGCCTGTCGGCGTATTTTATGCCAAGATTTCGTACGGCAGCATGGATGGTGCCGAgctttgttgctgttgttaaCTCCGTCAAGGGGTATTGCTATGGCGTCAAGGGCTGGAAGTTGGAGTCTTCGTCAGTGATCGGTGATATTGTTCATGGGACAAGGGATAGCTTTCGCATCCTCCTCGAAAAGCCGAAGAATGCAAGCTCAGCTGGATACCTTATTGTAACGCTATTTAGCGTTGTTTTCGCTCTGTTAAAGCTCGGAAATGTGGCCGACTTAGCTCTGAAGAAAGCGGTACCGTTCTCAATCGGAGCTCGATTGCTGCGGTTCTCAAAGCTAGCGATGCTTACTACAGTGTCTCTTACGCTGAAAGATGCAGCAGATCGGGATCGGCTGGAAGGATCTACTTTTATTCAATTGAACATATTAACTTCGGCCATGTTTGGCGCAATGGCTGGTACGTTCCTCGATTCGCTGAGTTCAGAGTAA
- a CDS encoding predicted protein, which produces MNHKRHRRRSPHSPPSSRWAPSISMPMLGWVLAVLLVRSVDAFLPLFYPTKIRTTSRNGLVRSAERWQQGDRSARSGSPPVGTTTKPRLAAVNRPTQLRWIFQSIVKLQQQSQSNPGPEAQPLLDAVAGLVQAHSPQQVLYAGTMLTALDLSRQPLAIQERVAKATAMTGLLHIALNLTDNMLKENILPSEVAQDAVSSGLRQTGRVHRLERFLLEVGRVAILHKQHVSQSSFNLYLAALCDAATDKDPESRRAPQNGVVLMDRACQWLSPKSSSHQTQALLGLMPDAVSYATVLHAAATLDNHTLSRHVWTYAQQCGVSPNINAYNARLAAVPNDTQALQLYETILQDRRVRLDRYTIDLVLLPLVRAGRIGDVESLLDRFVSNNSEHVVSQGFSAFLSTIIRGGDVASARAIFDTYMLPTLAAVIETDAGSMRLVRPQTRHFNILLEGYRKKYVGSRESSASSEVDDATAVICEEGWQLYALMVNSSRIVPDPFTVTSMMGLSRSPSELTDILDNAINGFGLNCSSVVLRAAVTAYGELGDPASACQLFADYVEQPVSTRNWNALLGAIAMGAGHNATKRLDLLSANVATKVGRDNSGKSKNKISDSIQGLWCSEAVKHLLGEIPDPTSQTYCIAAKALQYGSSNAITAEQLFRNATLAGISADGRFVNAVLRCFGGNVDAALKFWKDDCRGACIQHESRARFKSPSRSKGKNLIAAYNGLLYVCGRALRPDVALRLVYAMSKEGLEPDELSLNCYKSGKKIQQNMPANTRAKLAQSLKQTLNLVDSYEALLYIECMKYDQNDRRRTGEKRVRIIV; this is translated from the coding sequence ATGAATCACAAGCGCCATCGTCGACGGAGTCCTCACAGCCCACCCTCTTCTCGCTGGGCACCGTCCATATCCATGCCGATGCTTGGCTGGGTCCTGGCGGTACTCTTGGTGCGATCGGTTGATGCTTTCTTGCCACTTTTCTATCCTACGAAAATCCGGACCACGAGTCGGAATGGTCTAGTGCGTTCTGCGGAACGATGGCAACAGGGTGATCGTTCTGCCCGTTCCGGCTCGCCTCCCGTTGGTACCACAACGAAACCCCGTCTCGCCGCTGTAAACCGACCTACCCAGCTTCGATGGATCTTCCAGAGTATTGTAAAGTTACAGCAGCAAAGCCAAAGTAATCCCGGACCCGAGGCACAACCCTTGCTGGACGCTGTCGCTGGACTGGTCCAAGCGCATTCACCCCAACAGGTGTTGTATGCCGGAACCATGTTGACCGCACTGGATCTCTCCAGACAGCCCTTGGCGATCCAAGAGCGTGTCGCGAAGGCTACAGCCATGACGGGGTTACTCCATATTGCTTTAAACCTTACCGACAACATGTTGAAGGAGAATATACTGCCCTCGGAGGTGGCACAGGATGCCGTCAGCAGCGGATTACGTCAAACGGGTCGCGTACATCGGTTGGAACGATTTTTACTGGAAGTGGGACGCGTTGCGATATTACACAAGCAACACGTCAGTCAGTCATCCTTTAACCTATACTTGGCTGCTCTCTGTGACGCCGCAACGGACAAGGACCCCGAGTCGAGAAGGGCTCCTCAGAATGGGGTGGTGTTGATGGACCGAGCCTGCCAATGGCTTTCGCCGAAGTCTTCGTCGCACCAAACGCAAGCTCTCCTCGGTTTGATGCCGGATGCGGTTTCGTATGCTACGGTGCTGCACGCCGCCGCGACGTTGGACAATCACACACTCTCGCGTCACGTTTGGACGTACGCGCAACAGTGTGGGGTTTCTCCGAACATTAACGCCTACAACGCCCGGCTAGCCGCCGTTCCTAATGACACACAAGCCTTGCAACTGTACGAGACAATTCTTCAGGATCGACGTGTGCGGCTGGATCGCTACACGATTGATCTGGTTTTACTACCTTTGGTGCGAGCGGGTCGCATCGGAGATGTAGAGTCTCTTTTGGATAGATTCGTTTCGAATAATTCGGAACACGTTGTGTCTCAAGGCTTCAGCGCCTTTTTGTCTACCATCATCCGGGGAGGAGATGTGGCGTCGGCTCGAGCCATTTTTGATACGTACATGCTCCCGACGCTTGCCGCCGTCATTGAAACGGATGCCGGTTCCATGCGATTGGTGCGGCCGCAAACGCGACACTTCAATATACTATTGGAAGGAtaccggaagaagtatgTCGGATCTCGCGAGAGCTCTGCCTCAAGTGAAGTGGACGATGCAACGGCCGTCATTTGTGAGGAAGGCTGGCAGCTCTACGCATTGATGGTAAACTCTTCTAGAATTGTTCCCGAccctttcacagtcacgtcGATGATGGGATTGAGTCGTTCTCCTTCAGAATTGACAGATATTCTGGACAACGCAATTAATGGCTTTGGCTTGAACTGCTCTTCCGTAGTCCTTCGTGCTGCTGTCACAGCGTATGGAGAACTAGGCGATCCAGCCAGCGCTTGTCAATTATTCGCGGATTATGTTGAGCAGCCAGTTTCCACTAGAAACTGGAATGCGTTGCTCGGCGCAATTGCCATGGGAGCTGGCCACAACGCGACAAAACGCCTTGACCTTCTTTCAGCGAATGTTGCAACGAAAGTTGGAAGAGACAATTCTGGTAAATCTAAAAACAAGATCTCTGATTCCATCCAAGGCCTTTGGTGCTCGGAGGCAGTCAAACACCTGCTCGGGGAAATTCCTGATCCGACTTCACAGACATACTGCATCGCCGCCAAGGCACTTCAATATGGATCAAGCAATGCCATTACAGCCGAACAGTTGTTTCGCAACGCAACCTTGGCCGGTATCTCTGCGGACGGACGCTTTGTAAACGCCGTCCTAAGATGCTTTGGCGGCAATGTTGATGCCGCTTTGAAGTTCTGGAAGGATGACTGTAGGGGGGCCTGTATTCAACACGAAAGTCGAGCACGTTTCAAGTCGCCATCCCGGAGCAAAGGAAAGAACCTAATTGCTGCTTACAATGGTCTTCTGTACGTCTGTGGTAGGGCGCTTCGTCCCGATGTTGCACTTCGCCTTGTCTATGCCATGTCAAAGGAGGGACTTGAACCTGATGAATTGTCTCTAAATTGTTACAAATCGGGCAAGAAAATACAGCAGAACATGCCAGCAAATACGAGGGCAAAACTTGCTCAAAGTTTGAAGCAAACGCTGAACTTGGTCGATTCATATGAGGCTCTACTCTACATAGAGTGTATGAAGTATGACCAGAACGACAGACGACGGACAGGAGAGAAAAGAGTCCGAATTATTGTATAA
- the PAS gene encoding hypothetical protein (one PAS domain; no evidence to be phototropin), protein MSALSGSQQNFAISDPTLPDNPIVYVSQGFLDLTGYTLDQVLGRNCRFLQGPGTDQSAVEVIRKGITEGVDTSVCLLNYKADGTPFWNQFFVASLRDAENNVVNHVGVQCEVSKAVVEKHMGEQKKAAAEAAKARPVTTTSS, encoded by the coding sequence ATGTCGGCTCTTTCCGGTTCGCAGCAAAATTTCGCTATTTCGGATCCAACTCTTCCCGATAATCCTATTGTTTATGTTAGTCAAGGATTTCTGGATTTGACCGGATACACGCTGGATCAGGTCTTGGGTCGCAATTGTCGATTTCTGCAGGGACCAGGAACCGACCAGAGTGCAGTGGAAGTCATTCGCAAGGGAATTACTGAAGGAGTGGACACGTCCGTGTGTTTGCTGAATTACAAAGCCGACGGCACACCCTTTTGGAACCAATTCTTTGTGGCCTCTCTACGAGACGCCGAAAACAACGTGGTCAATCACGTCGGGGTTCAGTGTGAAGTGAGCAAGGCCGTGGTCGAAAAACACATGGGGGAACAAAAGAAGGCCGCAGCAGAAGCCGCCAAAGCCCGACCCGTGACCACTACTAGTAGTTAG
- a CDS encoding predicted protein: MALIEKGVKEGLKAANVKFPAQLGGCIFLFSFMMLAEKINPELGNAIFEALSPGAGILAKWLPVFFVPGLALLPLSPKIGTSVDVSFVSGEMLVLALRFRTPVKVASVAQTKKTATATPAKKPFSDATMGFFIKGTFITAVLSLLATKMNNDFSSPLQTAFLGFFTFAAYVWGARLPTGFVKVIHPLVTSSILVLGLMQALARINGQDFLDVVRSYKVGSLYPMKAGAGDILLYLLGPSVVSFAISMYSRRDLLKSNLLVVLTAMFVSSAGGLFGTAAFVRLINLGGRGGRMVRLSVLARNITTALSMALTAMLGGDISVAASVVVLTGIIGATYGKALLALLNISDPIVRGLAIGSSSQGLGVAAISDEPDAFPFAAISMVLTAISATTLVSIPAVRAALIRTAVGN, translated from the exons ATGGCCTTGATCGAAAAGGGTGTCAAGGAAGGGCTCAAGGCTGCCAACGTCAAGTTTCCGGCACAACTTGGCGGTTGCATCTTTCTCTTTTCCTTCATGATGCTGGCAGAAAAGATCAATCCCGAACTCGGCAACGCAATCTTCGAAGCCTTGTCGCCCGGAGCCGGGATTCTGGCCAAGTGGCTTCCCGTCTTTTTCGTTCCCGGCCTAGCACTCTTGCCCTTGTCACCGAAGATTGGGACCAGTGTCGATGTAAGTTTCGTGTCGGGAGAAATGTTGGTATTGGCGTTGAGATTCC GAACCCCGGTCAAAGTTGCGTCCGTTGCCCAAACGAAGAAGACCGCCACCGCTACACCGGCCAAAAAACCGTTTAGTGACGCCACAATGGGTTTCTTTATCAAGGGAACCTTTATCACTGCAGTTCTCAGTCTCTTGGCCACCAAGATGAACAACGACTTTAGCAGTCCATTGCAAACAGCCTTTTTGGGTTTCTTTACCTTTGCGGCCTATGTTTGGGGGGCCCGTCTACCGACCGGCTTTGTTAAGGTTATTCATCCCTTGGTCACCAGTTCCATTCTCGTACTGGGACTCATGCAAGCGCTGGCCCGGATCAACGGCCAAGACTTTCTGGACGTTGTCCGTAGCTACAAGGTGGGATCGTTGTATCCCATGAAAGCCGGTGCCGGAGATATCCTTTTGTATCTTTTGGGACCCTCCGTGGTGTCCTTTGCTATTTCCATGTACAGTCGTCGTGATTTGCTCAAGAGCAACCTGCTCGTAGTATTGACGGCCATGTTCGTTTCCAGTGCCGGTGGCCTCTTCGGGACAGCCGCCTTTGTCCGTCTCATTAATTTGGGAGGACGCGGCGGACGCATGGTGCGACTCTCGGTATTGGCCCGCAACATTACCACGGCCTTGTCCATGGCACTCACCGCCATGTTGGGCGGAGACATTTCCGTCGCGGCCAGTGTAGTTGTCTTGACGGGCATTATTGGTGCAACCTACGGCAAGGCCCTGTTGGCGTTGTTGAACATTTCGGATCCTATCGTTCGTGGATTGGCCATTGGATCGTCGTCGCAGGGCCTCGGGGTGGCGGCCATTTCGGACGAGCCGGACGCCTTTCCTTTTGCCGCTATTTCCATGGTTTTGACGGCCATTTCCGCCACCACTTTGGTTTCCATCCCGGCCGTCCGGGCAGCGCTGATCCGTACGGCCGTCGGTAACTAG
- a CDS encoding predicted protein has product MTIARPLVISVALWVVLFAITTVGFVGSTFAVPRLTTSPAPSSSWMIYSRFVASAYSKSLSMSAATQSVTIPSWSDLKNRAGSMPVGIALNKEAELREMGKGSAFVQNKLRKFGSVDEPKITLFRDHAGWCPYCEKTMLLIEEKQVPVKIDLVPMRSYGDKPQEFLRKVPNGLLPAIEVNGQVVTESQVIMELLDQWHSKQDGYRPMLPREGDTAGWERYKKLARLERDLFGWWCTLLFRPEGGNPLTMLMASSRDSMSGAMQGFLDCMQKVDQELLSSNGPWFFDEHDYPTMIDFVYGLDLRNPKWNLKGLNAWLEAFEKREPYLAFKSDYYTNVMDIPPQYGPGYDGGFNDDRKKFQASILGRDGKSWKLPLSFDDELQPLYRGMPLPSCVLDAAGLQPDSDACRAMAAWKLAGNGNNVSRFAARGGPQGAKNPRKRFGAELADPYAETDNEIRSATDSALRVVCAALMDVEATLPDQAMVDQLRSSVPDNQVFHETSHWLLAGTSVHI; this is encoded by the exons aTGACTATTGCCCGACCGCTCGTTATATCGGTAGCACTTTGGGTTGTTTTGTTTGCGATCACTACTGTGGGCTTTGTGGGATCCACTTTCGCTGTACCACGACTCACGACGTCTCCGGCACCGTCATCGTCGTGGATGATCTATTCTCGATTCGTGGCCTCCGCTTACAGCAAAAGCCTCAGCATGTCGGCGGCGACTCAATCCGTCACGATTCCGTCATGGTCTGACCTGAAAAATAGAGCAGGATCAATGCCTGTTGGTATTGCTTTGAACAAGGAAGCGGAATTGCGAGAAATGGGGAAAGGATCGGCGTTTGTTCAGAACAAACTACGCAAATTTGGATCCGTCGACGAACCAAAAATTACCCTGTTTCGTGACCATGCTGGATGGTGCCCATACTGCGAAAAGACGATGCTATTGATCGAAGAGAAGCAGGTGCCCGTGAAGATTGACCTCGTTCCCATGAGAAGCTATGGCGACAAGCCGCAAGAGTTTTTACGCAAAGTACCGAACGGGCTGTTGCCTGCGATCGAAGTAAACGGCCAGGTTGTCACAGAAAGTCAAGTAATTATGGAGCTCCTGGACCAGTGGCACTCCAAACAGGATGGATATCGTCCGATGCTCCCAAGAGAGGGCGACACGGCCGGTTGGGAGCGATACAAAAAGCTGGCCCGTCTCGAGCGGGATCTCTTTGGCTGGTGGTGTACTCTTCTCTTTCGCCCGGAAGGAGGCAATCCGCTGACAATGCTAATGGCTAGTAGTCGAGATTCCATGTCAGGTGCAATGCAAGGGTTTTTGGATTGTATGCAAAAAGTGGACCAAGAGTTGCTGTCTTCTAACGGACCCTGGTTCTTCGATGAGCATGACTACCCTACAATGATCGACTTTGTGTAT GGGCTCGATTTGCGTAATCCCAAGTGGAATTTGAAAGGGTTAAACGCTTGGTTGGAAGCATTCGAGAAACGAGAGCCTTATCTCGCCTTTAAGAG TGACTACTACACCAATGTAATGGATATACCTCCACAGTATGGACCTGGATACGACGGTGGATTCAATGACGACCGCAAAAAGTTTCAGGCGTCGATCCTTGGCCGTGACGGAAAATCGTGGAAGTTGCCGCTTTCGTTTGATGATGAACTTCAGCCATTGTATCGAGGAATGCCATTGCCATCGTGTGTACTGGATGCCGCCGGTCTGCAACCCGACAGCGATG CGTGTCGAGCCATGGCTGCGTGGAAACTGGCCGGCAACGGCAATAACGTTTCCCGTTTTGCTGCTCGCGGGGGGCCGCAAGGTGCCAAGAACCCACGCAAAAGGTTTGGAGCAGAGCTTGCCGATCCGTACGCAGAAACAGACAACGAGATTCGTTCTGCTACCGATTCCGCTCTTCGCGTAGTATGTGCAGCTTTGATGGATGTCGAAGCCACGCTGCCGGATCAAGCGATGGTAGATCAGTTGCGATCGTCAGTTCCGGACAATCAG GTGTTCCACGAGACCTCCCATTGGCTGCTGGCCGGTACTTCCGTGCATATTTAA
- a CDS encoding predicted protein, whose amino-acid sequence MTKSVDQFLAEQKTTPSKHLVIGNEAGDADSIISAIGLAYVESVGKPESDSAGLKTPIVSIPKEDLKSQRPETVLLMELAGISHAVDHLFFVNSDIVTHPETEMDVTLVDHNRLGEDLVNMPWKVVEILDHHRDEGQYLDTCSGESRNIAFADGQAQVASASTLVVERLRDFCQEPYPSSLSTLLLGAILLDSVNMLPAAGKGTARDAVAIQSLLNGTNWSDLSEKTKSILQVSEGTGEPNTTAMFEALQNAKFDLEFWRALSVRDALRLDYKEFTIDNDSEESSSFGVSTVLMPLNDFLSKSNASTKIDAYMKENDVTFLGIMLAFTEGDSHRRQLVLCGLNGFPLQLLVDYLIEHNNDDKNSLWLQELEDAFMEDHSDGLAMRFYDQGNAKASRKQVAPILTRFFETSTTAAAKL is encoded by the coding sequence ATGACAAAGTCGGTTGACCAGTTTCTCGCCGAACAGAAAACGACTCCTTCTAAGCACTTGGTGATTGGGAACGAAGCTGGCGACGCTGATAGTATCATAAGTGCCATTGGTCTTGCATATGTCGAGTCTGTTGGAAAGCCAGAATCAGACTCTGCGGGGCTCAAGACACCGATCGTTAGCATCCCGAAAGAGGATTTGAAATCGCAGCGTCCGGAAACCGTTCTTTTGATGGAACTGGCGGGAATTTCACACGCCGTTGATCACTTGTTTTTTGTCAATAGTGATATTGTAACTCATCCGGAAACCGAAATGGATGTTACCTTGGTGGATCACAACCGCTTGGGAGAAGATCTCGTGAATATGCCATGGAAAGTGGTGGAAATTCTAGACCATCACAGGGACGAAGGGCAGTACCTAGATACATGTTCAGGAGAATCTCGGAATATTGCTTTCGCTGACGGACAGGCACAGGTAGCTAGCGCATCGACTCTGGTTGTGGAGCGTTTGCGGGACTTTTGTCAAGAGCCCTATCCATCTTCCCTCAGTACGCTTTTACTTGGTGCGATATTGCTCGATTCAGTTAATATGTTGCCAGCGGCGGGCAAAGGTACGGCACGTGATGCAGTCGCCATCCAAAGCTTGTTGAACGGAACAAACTGGTCAGATCTTTCCGAGAAGACCAAGTCAATATTACAAGTGTCAGAGGGGACAGGGGAGCCAAACACCACTGCCATGTTTGAAGCACTCCAAAACGCAAAATTCGATTTGGAATTTTGGAGAGCGCTGTCCGTAAGGGATGCGCTCCGGTTGGATTACAAGGAATTCACAATCGATAACGATAGCGAGGAGAGTTCGTCTTTTGGGGTGTCGACCGTCCTCATGCCATTGAATGACTTTCTGTCCAAATCAAATGCTTCTACAAAAATTGATGCCTACATGAAGGAGAACGATGTGACTTTTCTTGGAATCATGTTGGCCTTCACGGAAGGCGACTCACACCGTCGGCAGCTGGTTCTATGTGGACTGAACGGCTTTCCTCTCCAACTTTTGGTCGATTACTTGATCGAGCACAACAACGATGATAAAAATTCTCTCTGGCTTCAAGAACTGGAGGACGCTTTTATGGAGGATCATTCAGATGGTTTGGCCATGCGCTTTTACGACCAGGGAAATGCCAAGGCCAGTCGCAAACAAGTTGCTCCCATACTGACCCGATTCTTTGAAACAAGCACTACCGCAGCTGCCAAATTGTGA
- a CDS encoding predicted protein: MPLPTKWNQKRRTPPPGFEDVEPVLEALENELRDKVKETNAKQRKQEAMWPVHQINWQKSRYIYDLYYTHERISKEVYQYCIQQKLVDPALIAKWKKPGYERLCSTYVISPVNYKFGTTSLCRVPWKDRSEDQK, from the coding sequence ATGCCGTTACCCACCAAATGGAATCAGAAACGGCGGACTCCGCCACCCGGTTTTGAGGACGTCGAGCCTGTCCTCGAAGCGTTGGAAAATGAATTGCGCGACAAGGTCAAGGAAACCAACGCGAAACAACGCAAGCAGGAGGCTATGTGGCCGGTACACCAGATTAACTGGCAAAAGTCTCGGTACATTTACGACTTGTATTACACGCATGAGCGAATTTCCAAAGAAGTTTATCAGTACTGCATTCAGCAAAAATTGGTTGATCCAGCCCTGATTGCCAAGTGGAAAAAGCCAGGATACGAGCGACTTTGTTCAACCTACGTCATTAGTCCAGTTAATTACAAATTTGGGACGACAAGCCTATGTCGTGTCCCATGGAAGGATAGATCAGAAGACCAAAAG
- a CDS encoding predicted protein, which translates to MFQTLTRKAYRLTADKDGRVGRTELYAGILVVHLNLAKYAGAAACYPPTRATVEELFVAVDDDKSGYIDEEEFKQIVVICCVDVTSRIVTYYSILILLVPYVTEALLTGFCTLDHSLGWDIQKSHAPALQWVESILSWNEIAEKAVGFILFILVIPIFFDYIDRSSKAVGMKTISEKPPSPDSKTE; encoded by the coding sequence ATGTTTCAGACATTGACAAGAAAGGCTTATCGCTTGACAGCTGATAAGGATGGTCGAGTCGGTCGAACCGAATTATATGCTGGGATCCTTGTGGTCCATTTGAATCTTGCCAAATACGCCGGTGCCGCAGCTTGCTATCCCCCAACCCGCGCAACCGTCGAGGAATTGTTTGTCGCCGTCGATGATGACAAGTCCGGATACatcgatgaagaagagttcAAGCAGATTGTTGTTATTTGTTGTGTGGACGTGACAAGTCGTATTGTGACATACTATTCTATTCTTATTTTGTTGGTACCTTACGTTACCGAGGCCCTCCTCACTGGTTTCTGTACATTGGATCACTCGTTGGGATGGGATATACAAAAATCTCATGCACCCGCTCTGCAATGGGTGGAAAGCATCTTGTCTTGGAATGAGATTGCTGAGAAAGCTGTTGGCTTCATCCTTTTTATTTTGGTTATTCCGATTTTCTTCGACTATATTGATCGATCTTCGAAAGCAGTAGGAATGAAAACCATTTCCGAGAAGCCCCCAAGCCCAGACAGCAAAACCGAATAG
- a CDS encoding predicted protein, with protein sequence MNPAAENVYNTFMASLRSVGTAVTLASVGVYLHRRGFVVGDGKRVLAVISQQVTFPLFLFTKIIYCNQDWSDDPCPDVAKTLHEVWMLLLWPAYVVGIGLLVGALMARMAGTPPAHVRSVLAACAFGNSTGLAITLLTVVHSNFPETSDLGRIDPTLFLSVYLLLYPILQWGLGGWLLAPPPECEVRNFLTETAGEEGDTSTETSSGAAMPLNDIDGASDGDGARPVFRRSLSSNVRVNVLNLKEVKDRLGLTSMDEGLYISEHDLSGFNFPDTEGEHASENAPLLPNDSAAGSYTHSNNANASRMVVPVGNTASTALNDILLASQQNSSQENTLECYGAAEFDRFSTDDSIDERVQRMTNSFPTTSPASDPTTTANRVKTLSNSKGETVWSTVKNILSRCFQPPVIGAVAGIICAVTPLRGIFVDLVDRSADAPMEWLFDGLHNVGMAAVPINMMILGCNLSASQMKDHTLKHDPNMLSMRTMIWIVIGKMIIMPIIGILSAIILKLYVWDIPKEIHGSFYLVLMIVFLTPTSNNVMVMVELSRSDTKEGIASVIALQYAVAPLILSLTMTIAIGIASDWS encoded by the coding sequence ATGAATCCGGCCGCGGAAAATGTGTACAATACCTTTATGGCATCGCTTCGCTCGGTCGGCACCGCTGTAACGTTGGCCTCCGTGGGGGTGTACTTGCATCGCCGCGGCTttgtcgtcggcgacggcaaACGTGTCCTAGCGGTCATTTCGCAGCAAGTCACCTTTCCTTTGTTCCTCTTTACCAAAATCATTTACTGCAATCAGGATTGGAGCGACGATCCCTGTCCGGACGTGGCAAAGACCCTCCACGAAGTATGGATGCTTCTACTCTGGCCCGCCTACGTGGTGGGAATAGGGCTCCTAGTGGGAGCGCTCATGGCACGAATGGCCGGGACTCCGCCCGCACACGTACGCTCTGTCCTGGCAGCCTGCGCCTTTGGTAACTCAACCGGCTTGGCCATTACGCTCCTGACGGTGGTTCATTCTAATTTTCCCGAAACGTCCGATCTCGGACGTATTGATCCGACTCTATTTCTATCGGTGTACCTGTTGCTGTACCCCATACTCCAGTGGGGGCTTGGGGGATGGCTCCTCGCACCTCCACCCGAGTGCGAAGTGCGGAATTTTTTGACGGAAACGGCAGGAGAGGAAGGAGACACCTCAACCGAAACAAGTAGCGGAGCCGCGATGCCACTCAACGATATTGACGGCGCCAGTGACGGGGACGGGGCACGCCCAGTCTTTCGTAGGAGCTTGTCAAGCAACGTGCGCGTCAACGTGCTAAATCTCAAAGAGGTTAAAGATCGATTAGGTCTGACCTCCATGGACGAAGGATTGTACATATCGGAACACGACTTGTCGGGATTCAATTTTCCAGATACCGAAGGCGAGCACGCTTCTGAAAATGCTCCACTATTACCGAATGATAGTGCGGCAGGCTCTTATACGCACAGTAATAATGCCAACGCATCCCGCATGGTTGTCCCTGTGGGGAACACGGCGTCCACAGCTTTGAACGATATTTTGCTTGCCTCTCAACAGAACAGCTCTCAGGAAAATACCCTAGAATGTTACGGAGCTGCGGAGTTTGACAGATTTTCTACCGATGATTCTATAGACGAACGGGTCCAGCGTATGACCAACTCTTTCCCAACAACCTCTCCGGCGTCGGACCctacaacaacagcaaatcgCGTCAAGACTCTGTCCAACTCCAAAGGCGAAACTGTGTGGTCGACGGTTAAAAATATTCTGTCCCGCTGTTTTCAACCCCCCGTCATTGGAGCGGTTGCCGGAATCATCTGTGCCGTAACACCTTTGCGAGGTATTTTTGTAGATTTGGTCGATCGGAGCGCCGACGCTCCAATGGAATGGCTTTTTGACGGTCTGCACAATGTCGGCATGGCAGCCGTCCCCATCAATATGATGATTTTGGGCTGCAATCTCAGTGCATCGCAAATGAAAGATCACACCCTCAAACACGATCCTAACATGTTATCCATGCGCACCATGATTTGGATTGTCATTGGCAAGATGATTATAATGCCAATCATAGGAATTTTGTCGGCCATCATTCTCAAACTGTATGTTTGGGATATACCCAAGGAAATTCACGGCTCCTTTTATTTGGTCTTGATGATTGTGTTTTTAACACCCACCTCCAACAATGTTATGGTAATGGTTGAACTCAGCCGCAGTGATACAAAGGAAGGAATTGCTTCCGTCATTGCCCTTCAATACGCCGTTGCGCCGCTTATTCTTAGCCTCACCATGACTATTGCGATTGGTATTGCCAGTGATTGGTCCTAG